ACGGTGTCTGAGACGGGCGACTCCGTGGTGCTGACCGGCGTGGCGTGAGCCATGCGCCGGGCGCGGGTGGGCCTGACACAGGGCCCGCCCGCACCCGAAGGGAGCGCGGCATCGCTCAGCCGAGCCGGCTCCAGAAGGAGCGCTTGGAGGAGATGCGCTCCAGGGCTTGTTGCAGCTCCTCGTCGTGGTCGGCGCGCAAGGCGATGTCGCCCAGGGAGATGATGCCCACGATGCCGTCGTCACGCTCCACCACGGGGATGCGGCGCAGTTGACGGCGTCCCATCAGCCCGATGACGTCATGGAGCGTGTCGTCCGGCGTGACGGCCTCCACGTCATCCGTCATCACATCGGACGCGCGGAGTTGTTCCGGCGAGCGGCCCCCGGTGAAGGCGCGGACCACCAGGTCCCGGTCGGTGACGATGCCCACCAGCCGGTCCCGCTCGTCCACGATGGGGACGACGCCGCAGGACTCGTCCTTCATGATTCGCGCGATGTCCCGCAGCGGACTCTCCGGGCGCGCTGTGCGCACGTTGCGCGTCATCACCTCGCGGGCCAGCAGGGCCTCGTGACGCCAGCGGCCATTGCGGGCGCGGTCGTCCCGGCGGGAGGTGCTCGTCTCGGAGCGGCCCGCGACGGCGGTGTAGATTGGGGTGCTCGCTCCGTCACGCCGTGCGCCGGTGGACGAAGGCGCGCCTGTCCCAGCCCAGCGGTGGGTGCTCGCCTCGTCGCGGCCCGGGCCGAGGGAGGCGCTCCGGTCCATCCGGTAGCGTGGGCGCGCATCTCCATGGCGCTCTTCGCCATGGGCGCCGCGTT
This portion of the Myxococcus xanthus genome encodes:
- a CDS encoding CBS domain-containing protein; the protein is MAHRSMDNGRDETHREADVAPPGSRERAESDLTGWNPARDEEASIRQGRYHRAATMRMAQPRTQVDDEPGEDVYGAPPEDSGPYGRDDRDSHYATGRGPRHDTGEQDVELSRQRADYRPWDRSGYGGEPSRPQPPQGESYRDVRFHGRERGAHGEERHGDARPRYRMDRSASLGPGRDEASTHRWAGTGAPSSTGARRDGASTPIYTAVAGRSETSTSRRDDRARNGRWRHEALLAREVMTRNVRTARPESPLRDIARIMKDESCGVVPIVDERDRLVGIVTDRDLVVRAFTGGRSPEQLRASDVMTDDVEAVTPDDTLHDVIGLMGRRQLRRIPVVERDDGIVGIISLGDIALRADHDEELQQALERISSKRSFWSRLG